A single region of the Mus caroli chromosome 16, CAROLI_EIJ_v1.1, whole genome shotgun sequence genome encodes:
- the LOC110311219 gene encoding keratin-associated protein 20-2-like, giving the protein MCYYGSYYGGLGYGYGGLGYGYGCGYGCGCGYGGYGGYGYGCCQPLCCRRYWSCGFY; this is encoded by the coding sequence ATGTGTTACTATGGCAGTTACTATGGAGGCCTGGGCTATGGCTATGGTGGCCTAGGCTATGGCTACGGCTGTGGCTATGGTTGCGGCTGTGGCTATGGTGGCTATGGTGGCTATGGTTATGGCTGCTGCCAACCACTGTGTTGTAGAAGGTACTGGTCCTGTGGTTTCTACTGA